The genomic interval CGGATCGAGAACCTTCTGGTCGAACAGCTTGAAGTTGATAGCCATCGGATCTCACTCAGCCTTGTCTCTCGGTGCACATGCAGGACGTGATGGTTCTAGAACAGGGTGGGATGGTCGGGGTCGATGCCGTGCACTAGCTCGCGCACCACGTCCTCGTCCCACCCGTGGGTTTTGAGCTCCTCGCGCAGCTGTCGGGACCGGGCCGAGCGTTCCGCCTTCGACAGCCGGCGCCAGCGGGCGGCGGTGGCCGAGGGCATCCGACCTTTCATGGCCCGGTCAGCCATGTTCTCCGACCGTGTGCCCAGCAGCAGGTGCGTGGAGGGCTCCAGGGAGGCGTGCACGCACAGGGGCACGTCGCACCAGTGCAGCGCGGTCAGCCCCTCGATCGCGGTCAGGCCACCATGGATGGTGGCCAAGGAGAAGCGGTGGGCGGCAACTGCTCTCTGTCCGTTAGGGGTTGTCAACCAGAAGCGGCCGTAGCCGTCATCGCTGATCGCGCCGAGCCACAACCAGCACGACTCGGGCTCCGGGCCTTTCAGGACGTGGGAGTAGAAGCGCTCAACGTCGGATGACTGCACGGCGGGCCTCCGCTTCGTGGACCAGCAGCAACAGCAGGCCCGTGATCACCGCGCCCACTCCGATCGCCGGCCAGGTGTTGTCGTTAATGCCCACCACGTCCCACACCATGAGCAGATACGGGGTGATGGCTACGGTGCCGGCCAGGCGGTGCCGCAGCGCGGACGGCATCGGGATGATGCGCAGCACCCAGTGCGCTATCCCGTGACCGATGCGGTAGTACAACCGCACCCACCACAGCAGATAGGGGATCAGGATGCGGGGCATCAGCGGTCTCCTCTCGGCGCGGGGTCATTATGGGTGGCCGCCAGTGCCTCGGCGTCCCAGACGTCAATCTCGTCTTCGGGTAGCTCCAGACTCACATGCGCCAGGGACTTAATCTCCCCGCGCAGCACCCGTCCCACTGCCCCCTTGGATACCCCGACGCGGCGGTGGATCTTGTAGTGGGACAGCCCCGCCCGGTGCAGCCGGTGGATAGCACGCACCTGCTCGGGGGTGATCGGGGACTTCCGCCCCAGCTGCACCCCGCGGGCCCGGGCGGCCTCCAGCCCGTCCTGGACCCGCTCCACGATCAGCGCGCGTTGGTACTCGGCCATCGCCACGAACACGTTGAGCTGAAAGCGCCCGGCCGAAGTGGTGGTGTCGATGGTGTCGGTAAGACTGCGCAACGCGACTCCGCGGCGGATCAGCTCGTCAATCGTGGTGACCATGTGCACCAGAGACCGGCCCAGCCGGTCCAAGGAGTACAGCACCAGGGTGTCCCCCTCCCGAGCCTCGGCCATAAGCGCGGCCAGGCCCGGGCGCTCTGCCTGGGTGCCGCTGATCTTGTCGGTGAAGACCAGCTCAGCTGGCACTCCGGCATCGGTGAGTGCGCGCAGCTGCACATCGAGGTTCTGGGAGATGGTGGACACTCGGGCGTAGCCAAGCAGCCGGCCGTGTTGACTCGAATCTAGGCTGTTGTGAGCTTTTTGAGTCATCGCGTATCGAGCCCTGGATTTCGAGTCGGGATTTTGGAAGCTGTGGCCGGCCCTCGTCGGCGGGCCGGCCACTATGGATTCCGAGCCAGGGACCGGTAGAGCGTGGAACGGTCGATACCCAGCTGACGGGCCACCTGGGCCTTGGGCACCCCGGTATCGACCAGCTCACGAGCGGTGTCCAGTTGCTCGGTGGTGAGCTTGCGGGCTCTGCCTTGATAGACCCCCCGGGCCTTGGCGGCACGGATGCCCTCGGCCTGCCGTTCCCTGGTGATCGCCCGCTCCAGCTGGGCGAAGGAGGCCATGATGTTCAGCTGGAACTCCGCGAACGGGTCCGCATCACCGGGTTGGAAGGTGACCCGCTCGTGGACGAACTCCACCACCACGCCCTTGGCCACCAGCTCCCCCACGATCTGATTCAGATCCACGACCGAGCGGGCCAGCCGATCCATCGAGGAGACCACGACCGTATCCCCGGCCCGGGAGTAGCCGATCAGGTCCGCCAAGGCCGTGCGCCCCTCACGCTTGGCCCCGGACTGCTTCTCCTCGAACACCCTGCTCACCTCGCCCAGGGCGGTGAGCTGCCGGGTGAGGTTCTGGTCGGTGCTCGATACTCGGGCGTACCCGATTCGCTGCCCTGCATGTTGCGCCATGTTTAGAGCTTTGCACATATCTGGGGCAAAGGTCAGAAAATGACCCTAACGCCACGTGAAACGATAGATGCCAGCACTGTTGCACTGGGGTATACCCAACGGAACACCGCGGGCGATGAGTTGACGGACGCATGGGGCTTCTGTGTGCGCGTCCGCACCGAAACCGGGCAGGGACTGGGCATACGAGCCTCTGGGTCCAGTTAGCTTTTCGCTGGAGCTATGGACCCACCGGGCGGTCGTGGCTATGCTCTTTCTCGGGTGGTTTCTGGACCTCCCTTCTCCGAGTCTGAGTGCCCACGCTACGAGGACGCCGAGGACAACAGTTGCTGATCCAGATGCCAGTGCCTTTCGGATAGAGATCTCTCTCATACCAATGGGCTTGTGCGCGTGGGGTTATCAAGTCCCGGAATTGAGATTGAGATGACGTCCAATAACCGCACAAACAACCGCGCAGTGCAGCAGGATGCCCGCGCCTGGAAAGACTTCACAGGGTGCAATTACACAGCCGCACTGCGTCAGATGGAGTCACCCTTGGCGCAGGGTTTCCTTGGTGAAAGGGTCAGCGCACGACAGCTGATTTCGACTCTCGAAGATCACGCACTGATCGGTGCCGACGGCGGCGAGTTCGTCCTCGGCGACGTTGGGTTCTACGCGGACAAGCCGTTCAGCTTTAACGGCGAGACCGACTACATTCAGCTTGCCTTGCTCGTTGACGTGCTTCGCATGTTCAGCCCAACTGAAGGGCCCGCTACGCCGGAAGTGGGTAGCTACACGCTCAAACACACTGCGGAGAAGTTCCTTCCCGCCCCTTACTCGTACGTGACCAATGGTCGCCTGATCTGGGCTGCAGCTGCGCTGGGACTCCCCATCGCCGAG from Kocuria turfanensis carries:
- a CDS encoding recombinase family protein gives rise to the protein MSTISQNLDVQLRALTDAGVPAELVFTDKISGTQAERPGLAALMAEAREGDTLVLYSLDRLGRSLVHMVTTIDELIRRGVALRSLTDTIDTTTSAGRFQLNVFVAMAEYQRALIVERVQDGLEAARARGVQLGRKSPITPEQVRAIHRLHRAGLSHYKIHRRVGVSKGAVGRVLRGEIKSLAHVSLELPEDEIDVWDAEALAATHNDPAPRGDR
- a CDS encoding recombinase family protein, which codes for MAQHAGQRIGYARVSSTDQNLTRQLTALGEVSRVFEEKQSGAKREGRTALADLIGYSRAGDTVVVSSMDRLARSVVDLNQIVGELVAKGVVVEFVHERVTFQPGDADPFAEFQLNIMASFAQLERAITRERQAEGIRAAKARGVYQGRARKLTTEQLDTARELVDTGVPKAQVARQLGIDRSTLYRSLARNP